A region of Mesorhizobium sp. M3A.F.Ca.ET.080.04.2.1 DNA encodes the following proteins:
- a CDS encoding acyltransferase produces the protein MAQQKITFGGVDILRFLAAVMVMFYHYGFWVWAFPDGVSACASGGVPAHPEMAFVGSGWVGVQVFFVISGFVIAFSAENSTPLKFFEARVRRLAPAVWICAPISAIVLLLADLSWPTDAVVRLARTALFVPFEPWVDSVYWTLGIEIAFYAIVWAMLRLGRFDLIETVAIIIGLASTLFWCLFFAFGWTDLAETRWLQLTLVHHGAFFAVGVLLWLMRFKGLTAARLGFCALCLAGGVLQIVSSVDVHSLKVGATMPYAPPIVIFLAAVALMAWSLRLDLSWRGWRRLGLMTYPLYLIHDVVGAAMLGSLMRTGVPYLVSIPIVGATMVATSWLVASEAEPRIRLLLDHTLFRYRLKPA, from the coding sequence TTGGCTCAGCAGAAAATAACATTCGGCGGCGTGGACATATTGCGTTTCCTGGCGGCCGTCATGGTGATGTTCTATCACTACGGCTTCTGGGTATGGGCATTCCCCGACGGCGTCTCGGCTTGCGCAAGCGGCGGCGTCCCTGCCCATCCCGAGATGGCCTTTGTCGGCTCAGGCTGGGTCGGCGTGCAGGTGTTCTTCGTCATCAGCGGCTTCGTCATCGCCTTCAGCGCCGAGAACTCGACGCCGCTCAAATTCTTCGAGGCGCGCGTCAGGCGACTGGCGCCGGCAGTGTGGATCTGCGCGCCGATCTCGGCGATCGTGCTGTTGCTGGCCGATCTTTCCTGGCCGACCGACGCCGTGGTGCGACTTGCCCGCACGGCGTTGTTCGTGCCGTTCGAGCCGTGGGTGGACAGCGTCTACTGGACGCTCGGCATCGAGATTGCCTTCTACGCTATCGTTTGGGCAATGCTGCGCCTTGGCCGCTTCGACCTGATCGAGACGGTCGCGATTATCATCGGGCTCGCAAGCACGCTGTTCTGGTGCCTCTTTTTCGCCTTCGGCTGGACCGACCTTGCGGAGACGCGCTGGCTGCAGCTGACGCTGGTGCATCATGGCGCGTTCTTCGCGGTGGGCGTGCTGCTGTGGCTGATGCGGTTCAAAGGGTTGACCGCGGCGCGCCTGGGCTTCTGCGCGCTGTGCCTCGCCGGCGGCGTGCTGCAGATCGTGAGCTCGGTGGACGTCCATAGCCTCAAGGTTGGAGCCACGATGCCTTATGCGCCCCCGATCGTCATCTTCCTGGCGGCGGTGGCACTGATGGCCTGGTCGCTCAGGCTCGATCTTTCCTGGCGCGGCTGGCGCCGGCTGGGGCTGATGACCTATCCGCTCTATCTGATCCACGACGTCGTCGGCGCGGCGATGCTGGGCAGCCTGATGCGGACGGGCGTGCCATATCTCGTTTCGATTCCGATCGTCGGCGCAACCATGGTCGCGACAAGCTGGCTGGTGGCGAGCGAGGCCGAGCCGCGTATCCGGCTTCTGCTCGACCACACGCTTTTCCGCTACCGGCTGAAGCCCGCCTGA
- a CDS encoding PqqD family protein, with translation MVEIASETVLRLADDASVQHVGDGAVVLLARSGQLYTCNGTTEAFLDKVDGARSLDQIVGLLSDEFEVARDTLDQDMAELAAELVAEGILADPGA, from the coding sequence TTGGTCGAAATCGCCTCTGAAACGGTGCTGCGCCTGGCGGACGACGCGTCCGTTCAGCATGTCGGAGACGGCGCGGTCGTGCTTTTGGCGCGCAGCGGCCAGCTCTACACTTGCAACGGCACCACCGAGGCCTTTCTCGACAAGGTCGACGGCGCACGCAGCCTCGACCAGATCGTCGGCCTGCTGTCGGATGAATTCGAAGTCGCCAGGGACACGCTCGACCAGGATATGGCCGAACTGGCGGCCGAACTGGTGGCCGAAGGCATCCTCGCCGACCCGGGCGCCTGA
- a CDS encoding propionyl-CoA synthetase, with translation MASRYHEVYEGWKRDPVGFWAEAAKAIDWYSPYDKVFDAEAGVYGRWFAGASCNTCFNAIDRHVAGGRADQLALIHDSAITGTVRKFTYAELKREVVALASVLKNRGVTKGDRVIIYMPMVAEAAIAMLATARIGAIHSVVFGGFASHELATRIDDAKPKLIISASCGLEPGRVVAYKPLLDKAIEMSRHKPDACLILQRDQLRCEMKDHYDIDYADAVARERAAGANVDCVPVMATDPLYIIYTSGTTGQPKGIVRDNGGHMVALKWTMDNEFGVKPGEVFWAASDVGWVVGHSYIVYGPLLHGATSVLFEGKPIGTPDAGTYWRVIAEHGVVALFTAPTAFRAIKGQDPKGEFVPKYDLSKFRTLFLAGERADPETIKWAEQKLNRPVIDHWWQTETGSPMTINPAGLGLLPVKYGSPGVPMPGYDIQILDDAGHDVPRGTLGNVVVKLPLPAGCLPTLWNADARFRQAYLEEFPGFYKTADAGMMDEDGYLYVMARTDDIINVAGHRLSTGAMEEVLAAHPDVAECAVIGIADAMKGQVPLGFVVLNAGVSRDVAAIESEVVGLVRERIGPVAAFRTVVTIKRLPKTRSGKILRGTMQKIADKEEWSMPATIDDPAILDEITAALKGRGIGL, from the coding sequence ATGGCCTCACGCTACCATGAAGTCTATGAGGGCTGGAAACGCGACCCCGTAGGGTTCTGGGCCGAGGCCGCCAAGGCGATCGACTGGTATTCGCCCTACGACAAGGTCTTCGATGCCGAAGCCGGCGTTTATGGCCGCTGGTTCGCGGGCGCCAGTTGCAACACCTGCTTCAACGCCATCGACCGCCACGTCGCGGGCGGGCGCGCCGACCAGCTGGCGCTGATCCACGATAGTGCGATCACCGGCACTGTTCGCAAATTCACCTATGCCGAATTGAAACGCGAAGTGGTGGCGCTCGCATCCGTGCTCAAGAACCGGGGCGTCACCAAGGGCGACCGGGTGATCATCTACATGCCGATGGTGGCGGAAGCGGCCATTGCCATGCTCGCCACGGCGCGCATCGGCGCGATACATTCGGTGGTGTTCGGCGGCTTCGCCTCGCATGAGCTTGCCACCCGCATCGATGACGCCAAGCCGAAGCTGATCATCTCGGCATCCTGCGGCCTGGAGCCCGGCCGCGTGGTCGCCTACAAGCCGCTGCTCGACAAAGCAATCGAGATGTCAAGGCACAAGCCCGACGCCTGCCTCATCCTGCAGCGCGACCAGTTGCGCTGCGAGATGAAGGACCATTACGACATCGACTATGCCGACGCGGTCGCCCGCGAGCGGGCCGCCGGCGCCAATGTCGACTGCGTCCCGGTAATGGCCACCGATCCGCTCTACATCATCTACACGTCCGGCACGACCGGCCAGCCGAAGGGCATCGTGCGCGACAATGGCGGGCACATGGTGGCGCTGAAATGGACGATGGACAACGAGTTCGGCGTCAAGCCGGGCGAAGTGTTCTGGGCGGCTTCCGACGTCGGCTGGGTGGTCGGCCATTCCTACATCGTCTACGGCCCGCTGCTGCATGGCGCGACAAGCGTGCTCTTCGAAGGCAAGCCGATCGGCACGCCGGACGCCGGCACCTATTGGCGGGTGATCGCGGAGCACGGTGTGGTGGCGCTGTTCACCGCGCCGACGGCCTTCCGCGCCATCAAGGGGCAGGATCCCAAGGGCGAGTTCGTGCCGAAATACGACCTGTCGAAATTCCGCACGCTGTTCCTTGCCGGCGAGCGCGCCGACCCCGAAACCATCAAATGGGCGGAGCAGAAGCTGAACCGGCCGGTGATCGACCATTGGTGGCAGACCGAGACCGGCTCGCCGATGACGATCAACCCGGCGGGGCTCGGGCTGCTGCCGGTCAAATACGGCTCGCCCGGCGTGCCGATGCCCGGCTATGACATCCAAATTCTCGACGATGCCGGCCATGACGTGCCGCGCGGCACGCTGGGCAACGTCGTGGTCAAGCTGCCCCTGCCGGCAGGCTGCCTGCCGACGCTGTGGAATGCCGATGCCCGCTTCCGCCAGGCCTATCTGGAGGAGTTCCCGGGCTTCTACAAGACGGCCGACGCCGGCATGATGGATGAGGACGGCTACCTCTATGTCATGGCCCGTACCGACGACATCATCAATGTCGCCGGTCATCGGCTGTCGACGGGCGCCATGGAGGAGGTTCTGGCCGCGCACCCCGATGTCGCCGAATGCGCCGTCATCGGCATCGCCGATGCAATGAAGGGCCAGGTGCCGCTCGGCTTCGTGGTGCTCAACGCCGGCGTCTCGCGGGATGTCGCCGCCATCGAGAGCGAAGTGGTGGGGCTGGTGCGCGAACGCATCGGTCCGGTCGCCGCCTTCAGGACGGTGGTCACGATCAAGCGCCTGCCCAAGACGCGCTCCGGCAAGATCCTGCGCGGCACGATGCAGAAGATCGCCGACAAGGAAGAATGGTCGATGCCGGCGACCATCGACGATCCGGCAATTCTCGACGAGATCACGGCGGCGTTGAAGGGACGAGGCATCGGGCTCTAG
- a CDS encoding nucleotidyltransferase family protein, translated as MLPSLSPAEEKLLLDFADPEAPAGGGQTVSASRWMALLTNAEFHGVLPIMLRKLGERGDANLPDDAALRQKLVELRDQTTLATGQSMLLQYHGDRVMKALAARGVPARIVKGPVFARKLYRHAADRPFTDIDILVDPTSIGEANSVIAECGFKLASGEAKSHDLQEFKWLENENSSLLIELHGNLVHDSGMRRRLSLGFRELRIIDGDEPDSPASLLTIAIVHAAGGHKFHRLQLCVDVLQGVRALQSPEAEARLLEAAWMTGIELELATVLNVTGHLFDMPRAIELAGRIKPDLAIRVAKWLITGNMLLRVNSKEKMRSRLSRDAFRWVQRLARPRPYLASGR; from the coding sequence ATGCTGCCATCACTTTCGCCTGCCGAAGAGAAATTGCTGCTCGATTTCGCCGACCCCGAAGCGCCGGCCGGCGGGGGCCAGACCGTTTCGGCGAGCCGTTGGATGGCCTTGCTAACAAATGCCGAGTTCCACGGCGTGCTGCCGATCATGCTGCGCAAGCTCGGCGAGCGCGGCGACGCCAACCTGCCGGACGATGCCGCCTTGCGGCAGAAGTTGGTTGAATTGCGCGACCAGACCACACTGGCAACCGGCCAGTCCATGCTGCTGCAATATCATGGCGACCGCGTCATGAAGGCTCTGGCGGCAAGAGGCGTTCCGGCGCGGATCGTCAAGGGACCGGTCTTCGCGCGCAAGCTCTATCGCCATGCCGCCGACCGGCCGTTCACCGACATCGACATCCTGGTCGACCCGACCAGCATCGGCGAAGCCAACAGCGTGATCGCCGAATGCGGCTTCAAGCTTGCCAGCGGCGAGGCCAAGTCGCACGACCTGCAGGAATTCAAATGGCTGGAGAACGAGAATTCCAGCCTGCTGATCGAACTGCATGGCAATCTGGTCCATGATTCAGGCATGCGCCGACGCTTGTCGCTCGGCTTTCGCGAGCTGCGGATCATCGACGGCGACGAACCCGACAGCCCGGCTTCGCTGCTTACCATCGCCATCGTCCATGCCGCCGGGGGTCACAAATTCCATCGGCTGCAGCTTTGCGTCGACGTGCTGCAGGGCGTGCGCGCGCTGCAATCGCCGGAAGCGGAAGCGCGCCTGCTGGAGGCGGCGTGGATGACCGGCATCGAGCTCGAGTTGGCTACCGTGCTCAACGTGACCGGACATCTGTTCGACATGCCGCGGGCGATCGAGCTAGCCGGCCGCATCAAGCCGGATCTGGCGATACGTGTGGCCAAATGGCTGATCACGGGGAACATGCTGCTTCGCGTGAATTCGAAAGAGAAGATGCGCTCCCGTCTGAGCCGCGATGCGTTCCGCTGGGTGCAGAGGCTGGCCCGGCCAAGGCCCTATTTGGCCTCAGGCCGATAG
- a CDS encoding PIG-L deacetylase family protein, translating to MKILALGAHPDDIEIFMFGTMTAYAALGAELSFAIATDGARGGTGGDPAALAKARRSEAAAAAGLLGVTPRFMDFPDGSLVADAALIAALKALIGEIEPDLAITHAPNDYHGDHRALSDGMRIAASFAVPVLHADTLGGTGFSPTHYVEISHHWDVKAKAIRAHRSQGPEHYVDRARIQNEFRAGQCNGGPGALAEAFRFEPVFPFADIRALLPPAPPLRPVMGSTKPVG from the coding sequence GTGAAGATACTGGCGCTGGGCGCTCATCCGGACGACATCGAGATCTTCATGTTCGGCACGATGACCGCCTATGCCGCGCTGGGCGCCGAGCTGAGCTTTGCGATAGCCACGGATGGCGCCAGGGGCGGCACGGGCGGCGACCCAGCGGCGCTCGCCAAGGCGCGGCGCAGTGAGGCGGCCGCGGCGGCCGGGCTGCTTGGGGTCACGCCGCGCTTCATGGATTTTCCCGACGGGTCACTGGTCGCGGATGCCGCTCTCATTGCCGCGCTGAAGGCACTGATCGGCGAGATCGAGCCCGATCTCGCGATCACGCATGCGCCGAACGACTATCACGGCGACCACCGCGCGCTGTCGGACGGGATGCGCATCGCCGCATCCTTCGCGGTACCGGTGCTGCATGCCGACACGCTCGGCGGCACGGGTTTCTCACCGACACACTATGTCGAGATTTCCCATCATTGGGACGTCAAGGCGAAAGCGATCCGGGCGCATAGATCGCAGGGTCCGGAGCACTATGTCGACAGGGCGCGGATACAGAATGAATTCCGTGCCGGCCAGTGCAACGGCGGGCCCGGCGCGCTGGCCGAGGCTTTCCGCTTCGAGCCTGTCTTTCCTTTCGCCGACATACGCGCATTGCTGCCGCCGGCGCCGCCGCTCCGGCCGGTGATGGGAAGCACCAAACCGGTCGGCTAG
- the hrpB gene encoding ATP-dependent helicase HrpB, with protein sequence MKTRPLPELPVTAVLPVLAEALAARNSAVLVAPPGAGKTTLVPLALLDAPWLGEGRIVLLEPRRLAARAAARRMAELLGEEPGGTVGYAMRMENRISARTKILVVTEGVLSRMILDDPELPGVSAVIFDEFHERSLDGDFGLALALDVQGALRPDLRLLVMSATLDGARVARLLSGAPVIESEGRAFPVEVRYDERPAGVAIEDAMARAVRSALATEPGSVLAFLPGQREIERTAERLQGNTAADTDIVPLYGQLDNRMQDAAIRPAPPGRRKVVLATSIAETSITIDGVRVVIDSGLSRLPHYEPASGLTRLETVRASKASADQRAGRAGRTQEGVAIRLWRAEQTAALPAFTPPEILEADLSGLLLDCAAFGVADPTSLAFLDPPPTPALNEARTLLQALHAIDDTGRLTEAGAAMRGLALPVRLAHMVAEASTTGHALEAAALALLLTERGLGGDSADLERRLIRFRAEKSPRANAARQLAERLAKQATSRGGVAGRVPGPTLLLKGEGKNAGALLIHAWPDRVARARGERGRFVLANGSGAMVDAADPLADETWLVVADLQGKAQNARITAAAPVDEADIRAALADRIETRRDTSFDRERRAVRVREAARLGAITLSERMLPPPSGADADRAILDALRQHGLSLLDWGKEAEALRQRLGWLHRGLGVSWPDVSDQALLDRLDGWLLPFLQGEASFAAIRPATLTAALMSLVPHELQRKVDALAPTHFNAPSGSHVPIRYDGEWPVLAIRVQELFGLDRHPAIADGTVPLTLELLSPAHRPIQTTRNLPGFWRGSWADVRADMRGRYPKHVWPENPLLAAATARAKPRGT encoded by the coding sequence ATGAAGACAAGACCTTTGCCGGAGCTTCCGGTAACTGCCGTGCTGCCGGTACTTGCTGAGGCACTCGCCGCGCGCAATAGCGCCGTGCTGGTGGCGCCGCCCGGCGCCGGCAAGACCACGCTCGTGCCGCTGGCGCTGCTCGACGCGCCCTGGCTGGGCGAGGGCAGGATCGTGCTGCTCGAGCCGCGCCGGCTGGCCGCCCGCGCCGCCGCGCGCCGCATGGCCGAGCTGCTCGGAGAAGAGCCCGGCGGCACCGTCGGCTATGCCATGCGCATGGAGAACCGCATCTCGGCGCGGACAAAGATCCTCGTCGTCACCGAAGGCGTGCTCTCACGCATGATCCTCGACGACCCGGAACTGCCTGGCGTGTCGGCGGTGATCTTCGACGAATTCCATGAACGCTCGCTCGACGGCGATTTCGGTCTCGCGCTGGCGCTCGACGTGCAGGGCGCGCTCCGGCCGGACCTGCGTCTGCTGGTCATGTCGGCGACGCTCGATGGTGCGCGCGTCGCCAGACTTCTGTCCGGGGCTCCGGTGATCGAAAGCGAGGGCCGCGCCTTCCCCGTAGAGGTCCGTTACGACGAACGGCCGGCGGGTGTGGCGATCGAGGATGCCATGGCGAGGGCGGTGCGTTCGGCTTTGGCCACCGAGCCAGGCAGCGTGCTCGCCTTCCTGCCCGGACAGCGTGAGATCGAGCGCACCGCCGAGCGGTTGCAGGGCAACACCGCTGCCGACACCGATATCGTTCCGCTCTATGGCCAGCTCGACAACAGGATGCAGGACGCGGCGATCAGGCCGGCTCCGCCCGGCCGCCGCAAAGTGGTGCTGGCGACCTCGATTGCCGAGACCTCGATCACCATCGACGGGGTGCGGGTTGTCATCGATTCCGGCCTGTCGCGGCTGCCGCACTACGAGCCGGCGAGCGGCCTGACCCGGCTGGAAACGGTGCGTGCGAGCAAGGCCTCGGCCGATCAGCGCGCCGGCCGCGCCGGGCGCACTCAAGAAGGAGTCGCCATCCGGTTGTGGCGGGCCGAGCAGACGGCCGCGCTTCCCGCCTTCACGCCGCCGGAAATCCTCGAGGCCGATCTGTCGGGCCTGCTCCTCGACTGCGCCGCCTTCGGCGTCGCCGATCCGACCAGCCTGGCCTTTCTCGATCCGCCGCCGACACCGGCGCTCAACGAGGCGCGGACGCTGCTCCAGGCACTGCACGCCATAGACGACACCGGCCGGCTGACGGAGGCGGGCGCCGCGATGCGCGGATTGGCGCTGCCGGTGCGGCTCGCTCACATGGTGGCGGAAGCATCGACCACGGGTCATGCGCTCGAAGCGGCAGCGCTCGCGCTGCTGCTCACCGAGCGCGGCCTGGGCGGCGACAGCGCCGACCTCGAACGCCGGCTGATACGCTTTCGCGCCGAGAAATCGCCCCGCGCCAATGCCGCGCGGCAGCTGGCCGAGCGGCTTGCGAAGCAGGCCACCTCAAGGGGCGGGGTCGCCGGCCGCGTGCCCGGACCGACCCTTCTCCTCAAGGGGGAGGGTAAGAACGCCGGCGCTCTCCTCATCCACGCCTGGCCGGATCGTGTCGCCAGGGCGCGCGGCGAGCGCGGCCGCTTCGTGCTCGCCAACGGTTCGGGCGCGATGGTCGACGCCGCCGATCCGCTGGCAGACGAGACCTGGCTGGTCGTGGCCGACCTGCAGGGCAAGGCGCAGAACGCCCGTATCACCGCGGCGGCTCCAGTCGACGAAGCCGACATCCGCGCGGCTCTTGCCGACCGCATCGAGACCCGGCGCGACACGAGCTTCGACCGCGAGCGTCGCGCCGTGCGCGTGCGCGAGGCCGCGCGGCTTGGCGCCATCACGCTATCCGAGCGCATGCTGCCGCCGCCCTCCGGCGCCGATGCCGACCGCGCCATCCTGGACGCCCTGCGCCAGCATGGCCTATCGCTGCTCGATTGGGGCAAGGAGGCCGAGGCGCTGCGCCAGCGGCTCGGCTGGCTCCATCGCGGCCTTGGCGTGTCCTGGCCGGATGTCTCGGACCAGGCGCTGCTCGACCGGCTTGACGGCTGGCTGCTGCCCTTCCTGCAGGGCGAGGCCTCTTTTGCGGCGATCAGGCCGGCAACGCTCACAGCCGCCCTCATGTCGCTGGTCCCGCACGAGCTGCAGCGCAAGGTCGACGCGCTGGCGCCGACCCATTTCAATGCGCCGTCGGGCAGCCATGTGCCGATCCGCTATGACGGCGAATGGCCGGTGCTGGCGATCCGCGTGCAGGAACTGTTCGGCCTCGACCGCCATCCTGCGATCGCCGACGGCACGGTGCCGCTGACGCTGGAGCTCCTGTCGCCGGCGCATCGCCCGATCCAGACGACGCGGAACCTGCCGGGCTTCTGGCGCGGCTCCTGGGCGGATGTGCGCGCCGACATGCGCGGCCGCTATCCCAAGCATGTCTGGCCGGAAAACCCGCTCCTGGCGGCCGCCACCGCCCGCGCCAAGCCCCGCGGAACCTGA
- a CDS encoding metallophosphoesterase family protein, translating into MRDTVVYAIGDVHGCYNELLALEQKILLDALQFRGRKIIIMLGDYIDRGPDSRRVIEHLIAPSPKGFLRVCLAGNHEVAMLNYLDGLLSREPWLRVGGRETLFSYGIDPDRLAELYGSSDDVDARIREVIPASHVGFMRTLPVMVSSERFVFVHAGIRPGIALETQDEADLLNIRSEFLSAANRLDHWVVHGHTIEDAPHPDGRRLGIDTGAFRTGRLTAVRIIGKYGRLLSSGD; encoded by the coding sequence ATGCGGGACACTGTGGTTTACGCGATCGGCGATGTGCATGGCTGCTATAACGAACTGCTCGCGCTGGAGCAGAAGATCCTGCTCGACGCGCTGCAGTTCCGCGGCCGCAAGATCATCATCATGCTCGGCGACTATATCGATCGCGGGCCCGACTCGCGTCGCGTGATCGAGCATCTCATTGCACCGTCGCCAAAAGGTTTTCTGCGCGTCTGCCTGGCAGGGAACCACGAGGTGGCGATGCTCAACTATCTCGACGGACTTCTGTCACGCGAGCCCTGGCTGCGCGTCGGCGGACGCGAGACGCTGTTCTCCTATGGCATCGATCCGGACCGGCTGGCCGAACTCTATGGTTCGAGCGACGATGTCGACGCGCGCATCCGCGAGGTCATCCCGGCCAGCCATGTCGGCTTCATGCGCACGCTGCCGGTGATGGTCAGCTCGGAGAGATTCGTGTTCGTCCATGCCGGCATCAGGCCGGGAATCGCGCTCGAGACGCAGGACGAGGCCGACCTGCTCAATATCCGATCAGAGTTTCTCTCAGCCGCTAATCGCCTGGATCACTGGGTCGTGCATGGGCACACGATCGAAGACGCGCCGCACCCGGACGGGCGTCGACTCGGCATCGATACCGGTGCCTTCCGGACCGGCCGGCTGACCGCCGTCCGGATCATCGGCAAATACGGCCGGTTGCTGTCCTCGGGGGACTGA
- a CDS encoding serine kinase: MTASAASVCYDLNGRVFGVDAPRPELWRDFEAMLGSLRLAAPAKPGFRLSISETQSLDEAPEGSLAFDGEVPLDGHCRMIDAGSALHLIFPGRQAAAIHAADAKAEIRVLAGARVLWTLGMLALDAALDAGSQHMLHTAGLTLPDRDGVILIHAPSGTGKSTTSLALTSQGFGLCSDDAMIVDAASSAPLAWGLPRAAKIHRNTAAMLPFVLPCLGGQWDGNGEQAVSLERLKEIIRIEDAGARPVAALLHLARAADGQTRLIPMARTDAMVALAADNVRTGMTGLLAMQKRRMATIAALVKAVPTFTLEVGASPADAAALILAALAR; encoded by the coding sequence TTGACCGCATCGGCCGCTTCCGTCTGCTATGATCTCAATGGCCGCGTCTTTGGCGTCGATGCACCGCGCCCCGAGCTCTGGCGGGATTTCGAGGCCATGCTTGGCAGCTTGCGGCTGGCGGCGCCGGCAAAGCCGGGCTTCAGGCTGAGCATCAGCGAGACGCAATCCCTGGACGAAGCGCCGGAAGGTTCGCTCGCCTTCGACGGCGAGGTGCCGCTCGACGGCCATTGCCGCATGATCGATGCCGGCTCGGCCCTCCATCTGATCTTCCCGGGTCGGCAGGCCGCCGCGATTCACGCCGCCGATGCCAAGGCCGAGATCCGGGTTCTGGCAGGCGCGAGGGTCCTCTGGACGTTGGGGATGCTGGCGCTCGACGCCGCCCTCGACGCCGGTAGCCAGCATATGCTGCACACTGCCGGCCTGACGCTGCCGGATCGCGACGGCGTGATCCTGATCCATGCGCCGAGCGGAACCGGCAAATCGACGACATCGCTGGCGCTGACGTCGCAAGGATTTGGCCTCTGCTCCGACGATGCCATGATCGTCGACGCCGCCTCATCAGCGCCTTTGGCCTGGGGGCTGCCGCGCGCGGCAAAAATCCACCGCAACACGGCCGCGATGCTGCCCTTCGTCTTGCCCTGCCTCGGTGGCCAATGGGACGGCAACGGCGAGCAGGCCGTGTCACTGGAGCGGCTGAAGGAAATTATCCGCATCGAGGATGCCGGTGCCCGGCCGGTCGCGGCACTGCTTCATCTCGCCCGCGCCGCCGACGGCCAGACCAGGCTCATACCCATGGCGAGGACCGACGCCATGGTGGCTTTAGCCGCCGACAATGTCAGGACCGGCATGACCGGCCTGCTGGCGATGCAGAAACGGCGGATGGCGACAATCGCCGCGCTTGTCAAAGCCGTGCCGACCTTCACACTCGAAGTGGGCGCAAGCCCGGCGGACGCAGCGGCTCTGATCCTTGCTGCGCTGGCTCGTTAA
- a CDS encoding lasso peptide biosynthesis B2 protein yields MADRPFLRALFRLHLWLSARLMPVLIGQRDFETVLKWAPLQAPTPYRGLPSAYIVASVNRTVRHPWLMRDRRCLREGLLGFRFLRMAGFDPDLRFGVDAKSMQEPRLSAHCWVCLDDKPVVSDSLPGMVEIYRHHAGTARAKPA; encoded by the coding sequence ATGGCCGACAGACCGTTCCTGCGCGCGCTGTTTCGCCTTCATCTGTGGCTGAGCGCGCGGCTGATGCCGGTCCTGATTGGCCAGCGTGACTTCGAGACGGTGCTCAAATGGGCGCCGCTCCAGGCGCCGACGCCCTATCGTGGCCTGCCGTCGGCCTACATCGTCGCCAGCGTCAACCGCACGGTCCGGCACCCCTGGCTGATGCGCGACCGCAGATGTCTGCGCGAAGGGCTGCTCGGGTTCCGTTTCCTGCGCATGGCGGGTTTTGATCCGGACCTGCGTTTCGGTGTCGATGCCAAGTCGATGCAGGAACCGCGCCTGTCGGCGCATTGCTGGGTCTGTCTGGACGATAAGCCGGTGGTCAGCGACAGCCTGCCCGGCATGGTGGAGATCTACCGCCACCACGCCGGCACTGCCAGGGCGAAGCCAGCTTGA